The stretch of DNA ATATTTTTTACTGGGAGTGTAGGTGTTGGGAAAATTGTTATGGAGAGGGCTTCTAAAAATTTAGTACCTGTAACTTTAGAATTGGGAGGGAAAAGCCCTTGTATAATAGATAAAGATGTTAAAATTGATGTAGCTGCTAAAAGATTGGTTTGGGGAAAGTTTTTAAATGCTGGACAGACCTGTGTAGCACCTGATTATGTATATGTACATAAAGACATAAAAGAAAAATTTTTGAAAGCTGTAGTAAAGGAAATTAAACTTCAATTTGGAGAGGAAATTAAAGAAAGTGATGATTTCCCTAGAATAGTAAATAAAAATTCTATAAATAGAATTATTGAATATATAAACCAAGGGGATATTTATTTTGGTGGAAGTTATGATTTAGAAGACCTTTATATAGAACCAACAATTTTAACAAATATAAAACAAGGTAGTAGGGTTTTAGAAGAAGAAATCTTTGGCCCTATATTACCTGTATTAGAATTTACTGATATAAAAGATGTTATAGCTTATGTAAATTCCAAAGAGAAACCTTTAGCTTTATATTATTTTTCAGAAAGTAATAATGATATAGAATATGTATTGAAAAATACTACCTCTGGGGGTGTAACTATAAATGATACAGTTATACACGTTGCATCATCATATTTACCGTTTGGAGGTGTAGGAAATAGTGGTATAGGATCATATCATGGCAAGGCTAGCTTTGATACATTTACTCATGAAAAATCAGTAATAAAGAGAGGAACATTTATAGAAATACCTGTAAGATTTGCACCTTATGGAGATAAAATAAAAATTTTAAAGAAGTTAATGAAATAAGGGTGCTAAGTTAGCACCCTTTATTATTAAGCTATATTTTCAAGATTTTCTTCATATTCTGATGAAGTATCTGAACTAGGTTTTTTCTTACTACTTAAAGCATCAATAATTATTTTTGCTAATTGAATAAATATAGTAGGGATAAAGGCTAATAAATATATTGAACCAATTTGTGAAGTTGAAAGTGGAGCAACTTCAAATAGTTTTTGTAAAAATGGAACAAATAAAACAGCATTTAATAAAACTAATCCTGTACCGAATGCCATCCAACTATATTTATTTGAAAATAAGCCAAGTTTAAATACTGACTTGTTACCTCTACAGTTAAATCCATGGAATAGTCTAGCTAAGCATAATGTAGCAAAAGCCATAGTTGAGCCAACGGCATTATTAGTTTTTAAACCTATATAAAATGATATTATTGTAAAAATACCTATTATTAAACCTTCAAAACCTATTTCTAAAATAAAGTCTTTAGAAAGAATAGAGTCATTATTTTTTCTAGGAGTATCTTTTAGAAGATCCCTACGAGATTTCTCCATACCTATTGCTATAGCAGGTAAGCTATCAGTCAATAAGTTTATAAATAATAAATGTACAGCGGCAAAAGGCATTGGTAAAGCCATTAAGGAAGCATATAATACAGCAATTATACCAGAAGTATTACCGGATAAAAGGAACTTAATTGAATTTTTAATATTACTATAGATATTTCTACCATTAGCTACAGATTTTACTATAGTTGCAAAGTTATCATCTGTTAATATTACTGAAGCAGCATCTTTTGAAACTTCAGTACCTGTTATACCCATTGCTATACCTATATCAGCTTGTTTAAGTGCAGGAGCATCATTTACACCATCACCTGTCATTGCAACTATTTGCCCTTTTTCTTGCCAAGCTTTAACTATTCTAATTTTGTGTTCAGGAGAAACTCTGGCATATACAGAAATATGATCTATATTTTGTTTAAGGTCTTCATCAGACATTTTATCCAATTCTAAACCTTCAATAGCTCTATCACCATCTCTTAATATTCCTATTTGTTTAGCTATTGCAGAGGCTGTTATTTTGTGGTCACCAGTAATCATAATCGGTTTTATACCAGCAGTTATACAATCAGCAACAGCATTAGCAGATTCTTCTCTTGGTGGATCTATCATTGAGATTAATCCTATAAATGTATAGTTATGTTCATCTTCAAGGGATAAATCTTTTATTGAACTTAATTCTTTATATGCAAAAGCCAAAACTCTTAATCCGTTCTCAGATAAGCTTTTATTGGTATTTATTATGTTTTGTTTATCTTCATACGTTATCTCTCTAACACCATCAGATGTTTTAATATATTTAATTCGGTTTAATAGTACATCAAAAGCACCTTTAGTAAACATTATATTTTTATTATCAAAATTATGAAGAGTACTCATTAATTTTCTATCAGAGTCAAAAGGAATTTCGCTTAATCTTTTAAACTCATCCCTTACTAGTAGCTCATCTAATGAAAACTTATGAGATAAATTAACAAGTGCAACTTCTGTTGGATCACCAATTTCTTTACCATTTTTTGAAGTTGAATCATTACAAAGGATAGAACAATTTAATAAGTAATTTTCTACTGAGTTATTACAATTTAAATCAGTACCATTAACAAGCTTGTTATCAACAAATACTTTTTTTACAGTCATTTTATTTTGAGTTAATGTACCAGTTTTGTCTGAACATATAATAGAGACACAACCTAACCCTTCAACAGCTTTTAATTTTTTTATTATAGCATTTTCTTTAGCCATTTTTTGAGTTCCAAGAGCAAGTACTATTGTAACAATTGAACTTAGAGCTTCAGGGATAGCAGCTACAGCTAATGCAACAGCAAACATCAAAGAATCTAGCATAGGAGTACCTCTATAAAGACTAAGTCCAAAGACTAAAATACAAACAGCTAAAATAGCAAAGGCTAATTTTTTACTAAAATCATCTAAATTAACTTGAAGAGGAGTTTTCTTTTCTTGAGTTTGCTCCATTAAATTTGCAATTTTACCTATCTCCGTATTCATACCAGTATTTGTTACAACTACTAAGGCTCTACCATAAGTTACAAGAGAACCAGAGAAGACCATATTTTTTTGATCACCTAAAGCTAGTTCAGTACTATTAATAATTTCATTTGTTTTATTTACACTTTCAGACTCACCAGTTAAAGAACTTTCATTAACTTGTAAAGAAAAATTTTCGATAATTCTTCCATCAGCTGCTATAAAGTCACCAGCTTCAAGTAAAAGTATATCGCCAGGAACAATATTTTTAGATGGAACTTCAATTTTAAGACCGTTTCTAAAAACCTTAGCAGACGGTGATGATAAAGCCTTTAAACTATCTAAAGATTGTTCAGCCTTAAAGTGTTGAACTGTACCAAGTATGGCATTAAGAATAATAACGGCAAAAATAACAAGCGTACTTTCAATATTACCTGTTGTCATAGATATAATAGCGGCTCCAATTAAAATGCATACAAGTAAATCTTTAAATTGGCTTAAGAAAACTTCCAGAACAGTTTGTTTTTTCTTTTCAGTTAGTTGATTGTATCCATATTTACTTAGATTTTTATTAACTTGAGAATCATTTAAACCTTCTTTAGTAACATTAAAGTCTTTTAATATTTCGTCGGAAGACTTGGAAAAGAATTTGTTCATGTATATCCCCCTAAATTTTATTAATTATATAGCTATTAGAGTTTGTATAAAAAAAGAGACCTTTAATATAGCTTTTATAAAATAAAAACTATATTAAAAGTCTCGTAACCCAAATAGGTATATAACACCAGGCGATTAAGCCGAGTATGTTGATGCTATATTTAATACTACTCCCTCTTAATAAATATATGTTGTTTAATAAAATTATATGGCTGCAAATTATAAAAGTCAACAAGATAATTAACTTACAATTGTAAAATTTATGTAAAAAATTTCGTGAAAATATAGATTTAAGATAAATAAAACTAATATTTCACCAAAATATAATAAAGTGCATATAATTAAGTATAGTATTACATGGAGTTGAAAATTCGTGATATACGGGCTTATATTAGCTGGCGGAAAGGGAACAAGATTATATCCTTTATCAAGAGCGAATAAACCGAAGCAGTTTTTAAAAGTTATAAACAACAAAAGTTTTTTAGAAAATACTGTAGAAAGAATTATTCCTTTAATTAAGAAGGAGAATATTTATGTAGTTACAAATCAGGATTATCAAGACAAAATAAGACTAGAGCTAACTGACATAGATAATGAAAATATTTTTACTGAACCTCAAAATAAAGAAACAGCAACTTGTATAGGCTTATCAGCCGTTAAACTTTTGAAAAAAGATGGAGATGCTGTTATGGTAGTTTTACCTTCTGATCATCATATAGATGGTCAGAAAGATTATATAGAAACATTATCACAAGCAGTAGATATTGCTAATAGGAGAAGAGGTATAGTAACATTAGGAATTGAACCTAATAGACCAGAAACTGGATATGGATATATAGAAATGGGACAAAGAATACAAGGCGAACGTCCAAGTTATAAGGTTGCTAGGTTTACAGAAAAACCAAATGCCGAAGTCGCAAAAGATTTTCTATTAAAGGGAACCTATTTGTGGAATTCGGGTATGTTTGTTTTTAGAGCTGATGTTATATTAAGAGAGATTGAAAAATATCTTCCTGAGTTATACAGGTCACTTATGCAAATATATAAGCATTTAGGCGAAGAAGATGAGGAGCAAGTTATTCGAGAACAATATGATTTAATAGATGGAATTTCTATTGATTTTGGAGTAATGCAAAAGACTAGAAAAGCATATGTAATAAAAAGTGATTTCCTATGGGATGATATAGGAAGTTTCTCAGCTTTAAGTAGATATAATGATATTTTTAGAAATGATACCTCTAGCAATAATATTTATTTGCAAGAATGTGAGAATTGTTCTGTATTTGCAGAAAAAAATCTCGTAATAGGATTAGGTGTTAAAGATTTAGTTATAGTTGATGCAGGGGATGTAATATTAATAATGGATAAAAATAAAGATCAAGAGATAAAGCATTTACTTAATGATCTGAGTAAAGAAGAAGATTATGAAAAATTTATGTAAGTTAATAAATTAATTATAAATAGACCTCTTAGTAAATGATTAAACAATTATTT from Clostridium chauvoei encodes:
- a CDS encoding aldehyde dehydrogenase; this encodes MREILDIFNGQKNFYNLGNASDIEFRINNLKKLKAIIKENEDKIIESLKKDLGKSSFESYATEIGIVYDEINLHIKNIKRWSKRRKLRTSIIHYPAKSYIYKEPYGVVLIIGPFNYPFQLLMAPLVGAISAGNCAILKPSEHTINTSRLIEKIINENFDKEYVRVVNPLGGKEVVSYLLELKFDYIFFTGSVGVGKIVMERASKNLVPVTLELGGKSPCIIDKDVKIDVAAKRLVWGKFLNAGQTCVAPDYVYVHKDIKEKFLKAVVKEIKLQFGEEIKESDDFPRIVNKNSINRIIEYINQGDIYFGGSYDLEDLYIEPTILTNIKQGSRVLEEEIFGPILPVLEFTDIKDVIAYVNSKEKPLALYYFSESNNDIEYVLKNTTSGGVTINDTVIHVASSYLPFGGVGNSGIGSYHGKASFDTFTHEKSVIKRGTFIEIPVRFAPYGDKIKILKKLMK
- a CDS encoding cation-translocating P-type ATPase, translating into MNKFFSKSSDEILKDFNVTKEGLNDSQVNKNLSKYGYNQLTEKKKQTVLEVFLSQFKDLLVCILIGAAIISMTTGNIESTLVIFAVIILNAILGTVQHFKAEQSLDSLKALSSPSAKVFRNGLKIEVPSKNIVPGDILLLEAGDFIAADGRIIENFSLQVNESSLTGESESVNKTNEIINSTELALGDQKNMVFSGSLVTYGRALVVVTNTGMNTEIGKIANLMEQTQEKKTPLQVNLDDFSKKLAFAILAVCILVFGLSLYRGTPMLDSLMFAVALAVAAIPEALSSIVTIVLALGTQKMAKENAIIKKLKAVEGLGCVSIICSDKTGTLTQNKMTVKKVFVDNKLVNGTDLNCNNSVENYLLNCSILCNDSTSKNGKEIGDPTEVALVNLSHKFSLDELLVRDEFKRLSEIPFDSDRKLMSTLHNFDNKNIMFTKGAFDVLLNRIKYIKTSDGVREITYEDKQNIINTNKSLSENGLRVLAFAYKELSSIKDLSLEDEHNYTFIGLISMIDPPREESANAVADCITAGIKPIMITGDHKITASAIAKQIGILRDGDRAIEGLELDKMSDEDLKQNIDHISVYARVSPEHKIRIVKAWQEKGQIVAMTGDGVNDAPALKQADIGIAMGITGTEVSKDAASVILTDDNFATIVKSVANGRNIYSNIKNSIKFLLSGNTSGIIAVLYASLMALPMPFAAVHLLFINLLTDSLPAIAIGMEKSRRDLLKDTPRKNNDSILSKDFILEIGFEGLIIGIFTIISFYIGLKTNNAVGSTMAFATLCLARLFHGFNCRGNKSVFKLGLFSNKYSWMAFGTGLVLLNAVLFVPFLQKLFEVAPLSTSQIGSIYLLAFIPTIFIQLAKIIIDALSSKKKPSSDTSSEYEENLENIA
- a CDS encoding mannose-1-phosphate guanylyltransferase, whose translation is MIYGLILAGGKGTRLYPLSRANKPKQFLKVINNKSFLENTVERIIPLIKKENIYVVTNQDYQDKIRLELTDIDNENIFTEPQNKETATCIGLSAVKLLKKDGDAVMVVLPSDHHIDGQKDYIETLSQAVDIANRRRGIVTLGIEPNRPETGYGYIEMGQRIQGERPSYKVARFTEKPNAEVAKDFLLKGTYLWNSGMFVFRADVILREIEKYLPELYRSLMQIYKHLGEEDEEQVIREQYDLIDGISIDFGVMQKTRKAYVIKSDFLWDDIGSFSALSRYNDIFRNDTSSNNIYLQECENCSVFAEKNLVIGLGVKDLVIVDAGDVILIMDKNKDQEIKHLLNDLSKEEDYEKFM